The Sorex araneus isolate mSorAra2 chromosome 5, mSorAra2.pri, whole genome shotgun sequence genome has a segment encoding these proteins:
- the SLC10A4 gene encoding sodium/bile acid cotransporter 4, which produces MDGSDNATLLFVPTSLPPDNYTLSPNASSPSPGSDFPLAPAGSAPPSPGPPGPFSAGPTPGPGASSSLAAASLAPSSFPRSWESHEAPFWDTPLNHGLNVLVGAALCITMLGLGCTVDVNHFGAHVRRPVGALLAALCQFGFLPLLAFLLALIFSLDEVAAVAVLLCGCCPGGNLSNLMSLLVDGDMNLSIIMTISSTLLALVLMPVCLWIYSRAWINTPLVQLLPLGAVTLTLCSTLIPIGLGVFIRYKYNRVADYIVKVSLWSLLVTLVVLFILTGTMLGPELLASIPATVYVVAIFMPLAGYASGYGLATLFHLPPNCKRTVCLETGSQNVQLCTAILKLAFPPRFIGSMYMFPLLYALFQSAEAGVFVLIYKMYGTEILHKRESLDEDEDTDISYKKLKEEEMADTSYGTVNAENLVMVETAQTAL; this is translated from the exons ATGGACGGCTCGGACAACGCCACCCTGCTCTTCGTGCCCACCTCCCTGCCGCCCGACAACTACACGCTGTCGCCCAACGCCAGCAGCCCGAGCCCCGGCTCCGACTTCCCGCTGGCGCCCGCCGGCAGCGCGCCGCCCAGcccggggcccccggggcccTTCAGCGCCGGCCCCACGCCCGGCCCCGGGGCCAGCAGCAGCCTCGCGGCCGCCAGCCTGGCCCCTTCCTCGTTCCCCCGCTCCTGGGAGTCCCACGAAGCCCCGTTCTGGGACACGCCGCTGAACCACGGGCTGAACGTTCTCGTGGGTGccgccctgtgcatcaccatgctGGGCCTCGGCTGCACGGTGGACGTGAACCACTTCGGGGCGCACGTCCGCCGGCCGGTGGGCGCGCTGCTGGCCGCGCTCTGCCAGTTCGGCTTCCTGCCGCTGCTGGCCTTTCTGCTGGCCCTCATCTTCTCGCTGGACGAGGTGGCCGCCGTGGCCGTGCTGCTGTGCGGCTGCTGTCCCGGCGGGAACCTCTCCAACCTGATGTCCCTTCTGGTGGACGGCGACATGAACCTCAG CATCATCATGACCATCTCCTCCACGCTGCTGGCCCTGGTCTTGATGCCTGTGTGCCTGTGGATCTACAGTCGAGCGTGGATAAACACCCCGCTGGTGCAGCTCCTACCGCTGGGGGCCGTCACCCTCACGCTCTGCAGCACCCTCATCCCCATCGGCTTGGGCGTCTTCATTCGCTACAAATACAACCGCGTGGCTGACTACATAGTGAAG GTTTCCCTGTGGTCTCTGCTAGTGACGCTGGTGGTCCTGTTCATATTGACCGGCACCATGCTAGGGCCCGAGCTCCTGGCCAGCATTCCTGCGACTGTTTACGTGGTGGCCATTTTCATGCCTCTGGCGGGCTATGCCTCGGGCTACGGCTTGGCTACCCTCTTCCACCTGCCCCCCAACTGCAAGAGGACCGTGTGCCTGGAGACGGGGAGTCAGAACGTGCAGCTCTGCACTGCCATCCTCAAGCTGGCCTTCCCCCCGCGCTTTATCGGGAGTATGTACATGTTTCCCCTGCTCTACGCCCTCTTCCAGTCGGCTGAAGCGGGGGTGTTCgtcttaatatataaaatgtatgggACTGAAATACTGCACAAGCGCGAGTCCCTCGATGAAGACGAAGACACAGACATTTCTTACAAGAAACTCAAAGAAGAGGAAATGGCAGACACGTCCTATGGCACGGTGAATGCAGAAAATTTAGTGATGGTGGAAACCGCTCAGACTGCTCTCTGA
- the ZAR1 gene encoding zygote arrest protein 1 has translation MRMEHSQSLLSACGDGADRGGAAGAALTVALRGEVLDGHMYPACAPFPCPYPHLPAAKGKGVAGGGGRRPREPGCVPGSCTAESAPLFPGPGQLKAAAYLDSYQRAQLMALLSQGIAGLSPLPRRASSRDVAVQVNPRCDASVQCSLGRRTLPPKTRDPGSPGGSDSGSACRKGPGQGHPPNGTRRSVRFPRSVALYSPFTSRRVPALLKRTAAAEGAWRPGAPDGQPSPPRNPDAGRRGGSARKEPQSQERGSPAAVPANCERPVDAPGLQPQEAEGDVATPRGAPTSPEPPPTQGKDEEASGEETEPRNLEPGPRLRFQFLEQKYGFYHCKDCNIRWESAYVWCVQGTNKVYFKQLCRNCQKSYNPYRVEDITCQSCKKMICSCSIRVRHTDPKRSHRQDLCGRCKGKRLSCDSTFSFKYIV, from the exons ATGCGCATGGAACACTCCCAGTCTTTATTGTCAGCCTGCGGTGAT GGCGCGGATCGCGGGGGAGCAGCCGGGGCTGCGCTCACGGTGGCTCTGAGAGGCGAAGTGCTGGACGGCCACATGTACCCGGCCTGCGCCCCCTTTCCATGCCCCTACCCCCACTTGCCCGCCGCCAAGGGCAAGGGcgtggcgggcgggggcggccggcGGCCCCGCGAGCCGGGCTGCGTGCCCGGGTCCTGCACGGCGGAGTCCGCCCCGCTCTTCCCCGGGCCCGGGCAGCTCAAGGCCGCCGCGTACCTCGACAGCTACCAGCGGGCGCAGCTGATGGCGCTGCTGTCGCAGGGCATCGCGGGCCTGTCCCCGCTGCCCCGCCGCGCCAGCAGCCGCGACGTGGCGGTGCAGGTGAACCCGCGCTGCGACGCCTCGGTGCAGTGCTCGCTGGGGCGCCGCACGCTGCCGCCCAAGACCCGCGACCCGGGTTCCCCGGGCGGCTCCGACAGCGGCTCGGCCTGCCGCAagggccccgggcagggccaCCCGCCGAACGGCACCCGGCGCTCCGTGCGCTTCCCGCGCTCCGTCGCCCTCTACTCGCCCTTCACCTCCCGTCGCGTCCCCGCCCTGCTGAAAAGGACGGCGGCTGCGGAGGGCGCGTGGCGGCCCGGGGCGCCCGACGGCCAGCCGTCCCCGCCGCGCAACCCCGACGCGGGACGGAGAGGCGGCTCGGCGAGGAAGGAGCCGCAGTCCCAGGAGCGCGGGTCCCCCGCCGCGGTGCCCGCCAACTGCGAGCGGCCGGTGGACGCGCCGGGGCTGCAGCCGCAGGAGGCCGAAGGGGACGTGGCCACTCCGCGGGGCGCGCCCACGAGTCCAGAGCCGCCCCCGACGCAGGGGAAGGATGAAGAAGCCTCGGGCGAGGAGACGGAGCCCCGGAACCTCGAGCCGGGCCCACGTCTGCGCTTCCAG TTCTTAGAGCAGAAATATGGCTTCTACCACTGCAAGGACTGTAACATCCGATGGGAAAGCGcctatgtgtggtgtgtgcagggCACGAACAAG GTTTACTTCAAGCAGCTTTGCAGAAATTGTCAGAAGTCTTACAATCCTTACCGGGTGGAGGATATCACCTGTCAA AGCTGTAAAAAGATGATCTGTTCCTGCTCCATCAGGGTGCGCCACACTGACCCCAAACGGTCTCATCGCCAAGATCTGTGCGGCAGATGCAAAGGCAAACGCCTGTCCTGCGACAGCACGTTCAGCTTCAAATATATAGTGTAG